A genomic window from Corticium candelabrum chromosome 8, ooCorCand1.1, whole genome shotgun sequence includes:
- the LOC134182938 gene encoding uncharacterized protein LOC134182938, with protein MAQSYVYGAISDTEMGNGVEREAPDVHESCDSGKEHDRIELVSGSTTARPKTGGRKLTNIEILTLLAVYAILLFAVGIVLFGDWSSGNPESEFTFGEGYTMCLMLVSLVWMFRGPLKLAWVRKRRGETSKQSGENKETQVQSLLVKTLSLFAAVSLLFTFVQIIDVALLVGKCRTPVAICSDVVKLIFIPCQVCLIVYSKNKNLLQKSLFTGFMVMQIVVTNMILYIWTFIKSKKNFFPLAFQSRCPHVVGSLAIEIAHNRSTVTPNTTSSHCEPTIFNKLFPWFYPFCLEFCLTASAMLAEQLFESIRESALKERDTHETTNEDENRNLQLEIPVETTEVSVTAAVVIGIFALVAHFGVIGILTLEHNSNVATALWYGGEGITAMTITVASVVGLITLSKYQNSLEKSEVPIDEILIVLGSVGALTLSLFRGFPGLVDLGGDDRAYATGVLLCQMVVTLATILQTIFIVIALHSKSEKRGWINVASLEAFPHVDVGYACVKTTSPCADHPETKSTHFRSRLVDAAALEFGSHVVVRAVSSSLSVDTVASSRCMWQRKR; from the exons atGGCACAAAGTTATGTGTATGGAGCAATTAGTGATACTGAGATGGGTAACGGTGTTGAAAGGGAAGCACCTGACGTTCATGAATCTTGTGATTCTGGTAAGGAGCACGACAGAATCGAATTGGTAAGCGGCTCGACGACCGCCCGACCCAAAACTGGAGGGAGGAAACTCACGAATATCGAAATATTGACGTTACTCGCCGTTTACGCAATCCTTCTCTTTGCCGTCGGCATCGTTTTGTTCGGCGACTGGTCGTCGGGAAATCCGGAGTCCGAGTTCACGTTTGGTGAAGGATACACGATGTGTCTGATGCTCGTATCGCTCGTCTGGATGTTTCGCGGGCCCCTCAAATTGGCGTGGGTGCGCAAGCGCAGAGGCGAGACAAGCAAGCAATCGGGTGAAAACAAAGAAACGCAAGTTCAAAGTCTATTAGTAAAGACTCTGTCGCTGTTTGCTGCCGTTTCGCTATTGTTCACGTTCGTTCAGATCATCGACGTTGCGCTGCTCGTCGGGAAATGTCGGACGCCAGTCGCCATCTGCAGTGATGTCGTCAAGTTGATATTCATTCCGTGCCAGGTCTGTCTCATCGTTTACTCGAAGAACAAAAACTTGCTGCAAAAGTCGCTGTTCACCGGGTTCATGGTCATGCAGATAGTCGTCACGAATATGATTCTATACATATGGACGTTCATTAAGAGCAAAAAGAACTTCTTTCCGTTAGCATTTCAAAGCCGTTGTCCCCACGTGGTCGGATCCCTAGCCATTGAAATCGCTCACAATAGGTCGACTGTTACTCCGAATACGACAAGCTCTCATTGCGAGCCGACGATTTTCAACAAGCTGTTTCCCTGGTTCTATCCGTTTTGTCTCGAGTTTTGCCTCACGGCTTCAGCCATGTTAGCCGAACAGTTGTTTGAAAGTATCCGGGAATCGGCACTGAAAGAACGAGACACACACGAAACGACAAACGAGGACGAAAACAGAAATCTGCAACTAGAAATCCCCGTCGAAACGACTGAGGTCAGCGTCACGGCCGCTGTCGTCATCGGAATATTTGCTCTCGTTGCTCACTTTGGGGTCATCGGAATCCTAACGCTAGAGCATAATTCAAACGTCGCGACAGCCCTCTGGTACGGAGGAGAAGGCATCACTGCAATGACAATCACCGTCGCCTCCGTAGTCGGCCTCATCACTCTCAGTAAATATCAAAATTCGTTGGAAAAATCCGAGGTTCCAATAGACGAGATTCTGATCGTACTCGGTAGCGTCGGGGCCTTGACGCTTTCACTATTTCGAGGATTTCCGGGGCTTGTAGACCTCGGAGGCGACGACCGCGCCTATGCGACCGGTGTTCTGCTCTGTCAAATGGTGGTGACTCTCGCAACAATTTTACAGACGATATTCATCGTTATAGCTCTTCACAGCAAGTCGGAAAAGCGCGGATGGATCAATGTAGCATCGCTC GAGGCGTTCCCGCACGTGGACGTCGGATACGCATGCGTGAAAACGACATCACCATGCGCAGATCATCCGGAAACGAAGTCTACGCACTTCCGGTCGAGATTGGTTGATGCAGCTGCTCTCGAGTTCGGCTCTCACGTTGTCGTGCGCGCCGTCAGCTCGTCTCTTTCCGTCGACACCGTCGCGAGTTCGCGTTGCATGTGGCAACGCAAACGGTAA
- the LOC134182826 gene encoding uncharacterized protein LOC134182826, translated as MYGNSSPLVYVKGKETVIISSEEGVHQGDPLGPVLFALGIHPTITKIQADYPEIVVLAYLDDIFLLGNEGPVLDSFANLKLSLAEESGLLIADQKCQIYSPGSTEILAPFPRAVEGSVLLGTPIGRFDFVASQCIEFAKSGSLLCQEIVSLDDPQSSMLLLRHCHTTRMNHLTRTVPPSLLKPAATIHDSITHASFSHIIGVTNTSEAQWSQAILPIRKGGFGMTSVEKISPASFLAGWVHSSAILPKRFSYIWESSQSILDNLGATGQNLKEAKQHIDSLLAGTPSTLGGVCFTDLTDQPIKLQHRITDELSTTSLQHLLDQSQDQHQAARLRSIQGPGSGSWLEAAPSSDRLAFKPSEFRLAALLRLGCPMPFKSLAPICECGKEADDYGYHFLTCKHGGGPVWQHDSVVAGWCECLKEVGLHHRKEVRDRYTNNSNRPDIVVFDAGDGSNIDLDISLSHPWSCEAFPRSSSESGCAASRREEKKKAKYLKDLLPGGSTPNFAPLVFEHFGHWGNTATDYLNTLSLRSRDSDGKCNKAEFRSYWRKKLSVILQRCNAKVLLKKIDRLHLQSSSADIALDCELQSSIH; from the coding sequence ATGTATGGAAATTCCAGCCCTCTCGTGTATGTCAAGGGAAAGGAAACGGTGATCATATCTTCTGAAGAAGGTGTGCACCAAGGTGACCCCCTGGGGCCTGTCCTATTTGCCTTAGGAATTCACCCTACAAtcaccaaaattcaagctgacTACCCGGAAATAGTAGTCTTAGCCTACCTGGATGACATCTTTTTGCTCGGCAATGAGGGGCCTGTACTTGATTCCTTTGCTAATCTGAAGCTTTCATTGGCTGAAGAATCTGGTTTACTGATTGCTGATCAAAAGTGTCAAATCTACTCTCCAGGGTCCACTGAAATTTTGGCTCCTTTTCCCAGAGCCGTGGAAGGATCTGTGTTACTGGGGACACCCATTGGGAGATTCGACTTTGTTGCATCACAGTGCATCGAGTTCGCCAAGTCAGGCAGCTTGCTTTGCCAAGAGATTGTGTCGCTGGATGACCCTCAGAGCTCCATGCTCCTTTTGAGGCACTGCCACACAACTCGCATGAATCATTTGACAAGAACAGTTCCTCCTTCCTTACTCAAGCCTGCGGCAACCATCCATGATAGCATAACGCATGCGTCCTTTAGTCACATCATAGGTGTCACCAATACATCTGAGGCTCAATGGTCGCAAGCCATCCTGCCCATAAGAAAAGGGGGATTCGGAATGACTTCAGTCGAAAAAATTTCACCTGCATCTTTCCTAGCAGGTTGGGTACACTCATCAGCAATACTGCCGAAAAGATTCTCATATATCTGGGAAAGCTCACAGTCAATATTAGACAATCTGGGCGCAACTGGACAGAATCTAAAAGAAGCTAAGCAGCATATCGATTCTCTCTTGGCGGGCACGCCAAGCACCCTTGGAGGGGTTTGCTTCACTGACTTAACCGATCAGCCCATCAAGCTACAACATCGCATCACGGACGAGTTATCTACAACTAGTCTTCAACACCTTCTGGATCAATCTCAGGATCAACATCAGGCTGCTCGTCTAAGGTCGATTCAAGGTCCTGGAAGTGGCTCATGGCTAGAGGCAGCACCTTCCTCAGATAGGCTTGCATTTAAGCCTTCCGAATTTCGGTTAGCGGCTCTTCTGAGGCTGGGATGCCCAATGCCCTTCAAGTCCCTGGCACCTATTTGTGAGTGTGGGAAAGAAGCAGATGATTATGGATACCATTTCTTGACCTGCAAACACGGGGGTGGACCTGTATGGCAACATGACAGTGTCGTAGCAGGCTGGTGCGAGTGCCTCAAGGAGGTGGGTCTTCACCACAGAAAAGAAGTGCGAGACaggtacacaaacaatagtaaTCGACCGGACATTGTGGTTTTCGATGCTGGAGATGGTTCTAACATTGACCTTGATATTTCACTCTCCCACCCTTGGAGCTGCGAAGCTTTTCCCAGGTCGAGTAGTGAAAGTGGATGTGCTGCatccagaagagaagaaaagaagaaggcCAAATACTTAAAAGATCTTTTACCTGGAGGTTCCACCCCTAACTTTGCGCcgttagtctttgaacatttcggTCACTGGGGGAATACTGCGACAGACTACCTGAACACTTTGTCATTGCGATCAAGGGACAGCGACGGAAAATGCAACAAGGCTGAATTCCGTTCCTACTGGAGAAAAAAATTGAGTGTAATcctacagagatgcaatgctaaagtcttgctgaagaagattgacagacttCATTTACAAAGTTCTAGTGCTGATATAGCTTTAGACTGCGAACTTCAAAGTAGCATTCATTAG
- the LOC134182827 gene encoding peroxisomal sarcosine oxidase-like — protein MEPFDVIVVGAGIQGCSTAYQLAIRGQRTLLLEQFDALHTRGSSHGASRITRMAYDRHHYAEMMKEAFPMWDEIEKEYGQQIFVRTGFLFVDVPGGDGQTTVERVLKRVNIPMETLDDEEFRRRYPMLRYSKSVKGTLERFGGILLADKARQCLQELFLKHGGTVKTNERVLHVQPGAIITVHTSKATYKARSVVLTVGAWASELVKSLGIELPLQLKRISVCYWRVDRPEDWDADHFPAYVDFSGKHHMYGVPVYEYPGLYKLCWHHGPTLTSPNERDQVDDSAAVHTVSQYIREHMAGMSDTPSIIEPCIYTCTPDNDFILDKHPNHSNIVIGAGFSGHGFKLAPVVGRILAALAIGEDTQYDMKPFKITRFGKTVTSSL, from the exons ATGGAGCCGTTTGACGTGATAGTTGTTGGTGCTGGCATCCAAGGTTGTTCTACAGCTTACCAGCTTGCGATACGTGGTCAACGCACTCTTCTGTTGGAACAG TTTGATGCATTGCATACACGTGGTAGTTCCCACGGTGCTAGTCGCATTACCAGGATGGCATACGACCGTCATCATTATGCCGAGATGATGAAGGAAGCATTTCCTATGTGGGACGAGATCGAGAAAGAATACGGACAGCAAATATTTGT tcGCACTGGATTTCTGTTTGTGGATGTACCCGGTGGAGATGGTCAAACGACAGTTGAACGAGTGCTGAAACGAGTCAACATTCCCATGGAAACCTTAGACGACGAGGAATTCAGACGTCGATATCCGATGTTGCGATACAGCAAAAGTGTGAAAGGTACACTCGAGAGATTTGGTGGCATCCTGCTGGCTGACAAAGCACGACAATGTCTACAA GAGCTATTTTTGAAACACGGAGGAACGGTGAAGACCAACGAGCGCGTGCTGCACGTGCAACCAGGGGCCATCATCACTGTCCACACATCAAAGGCAACCTACAAGGCTCGAAGCGTAGTACTCACTGTTG GTGCTTGGGCATCAGAATTGGTTAAAAGTCTTGGCATAGAGCTGCCATTACAA TTGAAGAGAATCAGTGTTTGTTACTGGAGGGTAGATAGGCCGGAGGATTGGGATGCTGACCACTTTCCGGCGTATGTTGATTTCTCGGGAAAGCACCACATGTATGGCGTGCCGGTTTATgaatatccgggtctttacAAG CTGTGTTGGCATCACGGTCCAACACTTACAAGTCCCAACGAGCGAGACCAAGTCGACGACTCGGCAGCAGTACACACAGTCAGTCAATACATCAGAGAGCACATGGCAGGGATGAGCGACACACCAAGCATAATCGAACCGTGCATATACACA TGCACACCTGATAACGATTTTATTCTCGACAAACACCCGAACCACTCAAATATTGTTATCGGAGCTGGATTTTCTG GCCATGGTTTCAAGCTAGCACCGGTTGTCGGTCGCATACTGGCTGCACTCGCCATCGGCGAAGACACACAATACGATATGAAACCATTCAAAATCACCCGATTTGGAAAGacagtgacgtcatcactatga
- the LOC134182939 gene encoding cytosolic carboxypeptidase-like protein 5 translates to MAKIEQTFGPFTFTSDFDSGNLSRVESRSTFDKDQDHFEFDVWTAPDGAATEFENANRTWFYFAVVVQNMSGKTLHINVRNLNRQTRLYQQGMAPFVRSVPGRGKWERVKERPTFEMCDGSMVLSFEYTFTDNRRSTTYFSFCYPFSYSECQKKLDQLEQHFASLDVDPSAARSNDIYFQRELVTYSLDKRRLDCLTVTSFQGITTQREDRLEGLFPEKDYCRPFVFRDKKVFFLSSRVHPGETPSSFIFNGFLNFILRPDDPRAAALRDRYVFKLIPMLNPDGVFRGHYRTDQRGVNLNRVYLDPDQHLHPTIFATQRLLLYYHSGWRIPSAVEMRDDRDCVELSDVHTHNGQTEQQENDMNILKKHELLSLTQMDVDASECASIVDGSDCNDDEYAKHAQSMPGLHHSLCVQRNRSDTNGHSVITTATTLTHSMSSSQSISTKTEKNGCCFSTGHTSGCQASNITDSLKCQQDSSLAFYVDLHGHANKQGCFMYGNHFANIAEQTENILLPKLVSLNSAHFDFAACNFSLKNMYTKDKGHCSSKEGSGRVGIHKATGIIHCYTLEGNYNSGRQVNSLSPATMDDGRATPPPLAGFPPRFTTAMYEEVGRGLAVAALDIIDCNPWSRVSSSEYKSLAGVREWVRGYIKSCRARSEGLKKPRLTLVDRAKATGSSSPEPVSPVSPQFEVYSKPTKAKPTPHFITQKSRQLIVPSVQLGPHIQQLFLPKQTTLLDRRMHTTPMRTISFSDGEVEKQEEQETRTRHLVTKRKGSLPSTFTQQPPHSRMIKNEKSCSVALTLSTRSIPNPLCKASVLTAKPSVMSVVMPSSKCKNREQWVVSASQKVAKKQPISDWTVTSVSVPRSRNNAGEQMTIVQPRRFVLKTNKP, encoded by the exons ATGGCAAAGATCGAACAGACTTTCGGCCCTTTCACCTTCACGAGCGACTTCGACTCAGGCAATCTGTCGCGCGTCGAGAGCCGCAGTACGTTTGACAAAGACCAAGATCATTTCGAGTTCGATGTGTGGACGGCGCCAGACGGCGCGGCGACGGAGTTCGAAAATGCGAACCGCACGTGGTTTTACTTTGCCGTCGTCGTGCAGAATATGAGCGGCAAGACGCTGCACATCAATGTCAGAAATTTGAACCGTCAGACGAGGCTTTATCAGCAGGGAATGGCGCCGTTTGTGAGGAGTGTTCCTGGGAGGGGGAAGTGGGAGAGGGTGAAGGAGAGGCCGACGTTtgag ATGTGTGATGGCTCAATGGTACTGAGCTTCGAGTACACATTCACCGACAATCGTCGTAGCACCACTTACTTCTCATTCTGCTATCCATTCTCCTACTCAGAATGTCAGAAGAAACTTGATCAACTAGAACAGCATTTCGCATCTCTTGATGTTGACCCGTCGGCCGCACGTAGCAATGACATCTACTTCCAGAGGGAACTGGTGACTTACTCGTTGGATAAGAGGAGACTTGACTGTCTAACAGTGACATCATTTCAAGGGATAACGACACAGAGGGAGGATAGACTTGAGGGATTGTTTCCGGAGAAGGATTATTGTCGACCGTTTGTGTTTCGAGACAAGAAG GTGTTTTTTCTGAGCAGTCGAGTTCATCCAGGAGAGACTCCGTCCAGCTTTATATTCAATGGTTTTCTCAACTTCATTCTTCGTCCGGACGATCCTCGTGCAGCAGCTCTTCGCGATCGCTACGTCTTCAAACTGATCCCGATGCTCAACCCGGACGGTGTATTTCGTGGTCACTACAGAACGGATCAACGAGGAGTCAACCTGAATCGAGTCTATTTGGATCCTGACCAGCACCTACACCCGACAATTTTTGCCACACAAAGACTGTTATTGTATTACCACAGTGGATGGAGGATACCTAGTGCAGTCGAGATGAGAGACGATAGAGATTGCGTAGAACTCAGTGATGTACACACTCATAATGGGCAAACAGAGCAACAAGAGAATGACATGAATATATTGAAAAAGCACGAGTTACTCTCTTTGACTCAGATGGACGTGGACGCATCGGAATGTGCTTCGATAGTCGATGGAAGTGACTGTAATGACGACGAGTATGCCAAGCATGCTCAGTCTATGCCAGGATTGCATCACTCGTTGTGTGTGCAAAGAAATCGGAGCGACACGAATGGACATTCGGTGATCACCACTGCAACTACGTTGACTCATTCCATGTCATCATCGCAATCAATCTCGACAAAAACTGAGAAAAATGGTTGCTGTTTTTCAACTGGTCATACGTCCGGCTGTCAGGCGTCCAACATTACTGACAGTCTCAAGTGTCAGCAAGACAGCAGTCTTGCCTTTTATGTTGATCTTCACGGCCACGCAAACAAGCAAGGATGCTTTATGTATGGAAATCATTTCGCCAATATTGCTGAACAGACGGAGAACATTCTGCTGCCGAAACTCGTGTCTCTCAATTCGGCGCACTTTGACTTTGCTGCATGTAATTTCTCTTTGAAAAATATGTACACAAAAGATAAGGGCCATTGTTCGTCGAAGGAAGGGAGTGGAAGAGTGGGAATTCATAAGGCGACAGGGATTATTCATTg TTACACATTGGAGGGAAACTACAATTCTGGTCGTCAGGTAAATTCCCTGTCTCCTGCAACCATGGATGATGGTCGTGCGACACCTCCACCTTTAGCTGGATTTCCTCCTCGCTTCACAACAGCTATGTACGAAGAG gttgGTCGTGGTTTAGCCGTTGCCGCTTTGGACATTATTGATTGTAATCCATGGTCACGAGTATCGTCTAGCGAATACAAGAGTTTGGCGGGTGTACGTGAATGGGTCAGGGGATATATCAAAAGCTGCAGAGCTCGATCTGAAGGGCTAAAGAAGCCAAGGCTTACACTGGTGGATAGAGCAAAGGCAACTGG ATCGTCATCTCCTGAGCCGGTCTCTCCAGTTAGTCCACAATTTGAGGTCTACAGTAAACCAACCAAAGCTAAACCAACACCCCACTTTATCACTCAAAAGTCACGACAACTCATTGTACCATCAGTCCAGCTAGGGCCGCACATTCAGCAACTTTTCTTGCCAAAACAAACGACTCTCCTTGATCGCAGGATGCACACAACGCCAATGAGAACTATCTCGTTTTCAGATGgagaagtggagaaacagGAAGAGCAAGAGACACGCACACGTCATCTGGTGACTAAACGCAAAGGGAGCCTGCCATCTACGTTCACTCAGCAGCCCCCACATTCCAGAATGATCAAGAATG aGAAGTCGTGTTCTGTTGCATTGACGTTGAGCACTCGATCGATTCCTAATCCATTATGTAAGGCATCTGTATTGACAGCAAAGCCATCTGTGATGTCGGTTGTTATGCCGTCTTCGAAATGCAAAAATCGTGAACAGTGGGTTGTTTCTGCTTCTCAGAAG gTTGCTAAGAAACAGCCAATATCAGACTGGACTGTTACCTCTGTTTCTGTGCCTCGCAGTAGAAACAAT GCTGGTGAGCAGATGACTATAGTTCAACCCCGACGTTTCGTCCTGAAGACAAACAAGCCCTGA
- the LOC134182825 gene encoding uncharacterized protein LOC134182825, with product MNPDHSYQTRQTPPPPPDQQARGMEFISGPGQPRLQLWQFLFEILNKEEFSSIIRWTNVKPGEFKVIETEEVARLWGLRKGRPNMNYDKLSRSLRYYYDKGILEKVPGQRLVYKFDSELKKRQDQLVNSMPGTLTSPVLPVVSIATELSTANGGDGRPSSAFDSVAPLGPPNKKAKFYPSGIKLSPEDIESRGPEATALFFQALKDGRTSFRRSRLFLVGPARSGKTSLKRALLGQLFNAKEESTVGVECEANVCVMEQGQKTAWKLKDHRPFKTKSFEKEVAKYISRELKKLKQQQPKPMVVAPVSQVDGELPLNGHQMGRNGEETNRAFAIASSALMPVTKNEAVGTLTSPVPEDIVTRVSANLKASEMASARYDADKPTSVNIWDMAGQSLYRILQSSLFVSHAIYTVVLDLSLDFNQPHPVTALHNGQTIVLEENPEETYLDQITHCIESIHAAVESTKDATSDPAFPIMIIVGTHKDKLGRDRQEVEKRVKAKFAALKRVLSGTPYHKYVTYPFFAIDLSMGAITEDPVIEDLRVHIEELIRTRFGRYVPIRWLKFDKLMDACRRQSRFYMSIEEVAEISKEECFIKDPTEFSEMLRFYHQQGEIMHQPRCTQLATVILTKPQWLIGALKRLIHIQLPMEEDHEAAPFHESWQRLQAEGILEDQLINYVWTDYAQHKLVLIDFMQKMDLLCPRLMSEQATSQDVSYYMPSLLQIKPNHEEFCESLSQERDAEVLAMVFSQSHLPLDFFSRLLVRCLLLCPFHPSLFHTCARFEIDPDHDLVLLASRDHVKFVVQNTQFGSTAGLPSPSVCVEVLRFIKATTEELRQQWMPGLEFNVCTRHPGPISPNHEWVPLPDDLQWIQDKVLTAGDGQTFVPGYTLLLWFQNNEPASPLSIRDRLTYNVRVHLAKLFDAPQLPVPDWRSLALYLGFTHSEMAIFDQTNSPTLSLLTEWEKREMSTTIRLKDKVKLLECTEASELLDSI from the exons ATGAATCCTGACCATTCCTACCAGACCCGCCAGACTCCACCTCCTCCACCTGACCAACAAGCCAGAG GGATGGAGTTCATATCCGGGCCTGGGCAGCCGAGACTGCAGCTGTGGCAGTTTTTGTTTGAGATCTTGAACAAGGAGGAGTTTTCGTCGATTATTCGTTGGACGAATGTCAAGCCTGGAGAATTCAAGGTGATCGAGACCGAAGAGGTGGCCAGACTGTGGGGTCTACGAAAGGGAAGACCGAACATGAACTACGACAAACTCAGTCGATCACTGAG GTACTACTACGACAAGGGAATTCTTGAAAAAGTTCCCGGGCAACGTCTCGTCTACAAGTTTGATAGCGAGTTGAAGAAGAGGCAGGATCAACTGGTCAATTCAATGCCTGGAACGTTGACCAGTCCTGTTCTACCTGTCGTCAGCATTGCTACTGAACTGAGCACAGCGAATGGCGGCGACGGGCGTCCGAGTTCTGCATTTGATTCTGTTGCTCCTCTTGGTCCACCGAACAAGAAGGCGAAGTTCTACCCAAGTG GAATCAAATTGTCTCCCGAAGACATCGAATCTCGAGGACCTGAAGCCACTGCTCTATTCTTTCAAGCCCTCAAAGATGGCCGCACCAGTTTCCGACGATCTCGGCTCTTCTTGGTCGGTCCAGCTCGTAGCGGGAAGACGTCGCTAAAACGAGCTCTACTGGGTCAACTGTTCAATGCCAAAGAGGAGAGCACGGTTGGTGTTGAATGTGAAGCGAATGTCTGTGTGATGGAACAAGGACAGAAGACAGCATGGAAG TTGAAAGATCATCGTCCATTCAAGACCAAGTCATTCGAGAAGGAGGTGGCCAAGTATATCTCCCGTGAGCTCAAGAAGCTAAAACAGCAACAACCTAAACCCATGGTGGTCGCTCCCGTATCGCAAGTCGATGGTGAATTGCCACTTAACGGCCACCAAATGGGAAGAAATGGAGAAGAAACGAACAGAGCCTTTGCAATAG CTTCGTCTGCTCTGATGCCTGTCACCAAGAACGAGGCAGTTGGCACTTTGACAAGTCCCGTGCCCGAGGACATTGTCACTCGAGTGTCCGCCAACCTGAAGGCGAGCGAAATGGCCTCAGCTCGATACGACGCCGACAAACCAACGTCCGTGAATATCTGGGATATGGCCGGTCAGTCGCTCTACAGGATCCTCCAGTCGTCGCTCTTTGTGTCTCACGCGATCTACACGGTCGTACTCGATCTCTCCCTCGATTTCAACCAACCGCATCCGGTCACGGCTCTCCACAACGGTCAGACGATCGTACTGGAAGAGAACCCGGAAGAAACGTATCTGGATCAGATCACTCACTGCATCGAGAGCATTCATGCCGCAGTCGAGTCGACGAAGGATGCGACAAGCGACCCGGCGTTCCCCATCATGATCATTGTGGGCACGCATAAGGATAAGCTCGGTCGCGATCGACAGGAAGTCGAGAAGAGAGTCAAAGCAAAGTTTGCCGCACTCAAGCGTGTGCTCTCCGGTACTCCCTATCATAAGTACGTCACGTACCCATTCTTTGCCATTGATCTCTCGATGGGCGCGATCACCGAAGATCCGGTGATCGAGGATCTCCGGGTGCATATCGAGGAGCTAATCCGTACGCGTTTCGGTCGCTACGTTCCCATCCGATGGCTCAAGTTCGACAAGCTCATGGATGCGTGTCGACGACAAAGCCGGTTCTATATGAGCATCGAGGAAGTCGCCGAGATCTCGAAGGAGGAATGTTTCATCAAGGATCCGACGGAGTTCAGCGAGATGCTCCGGTTCTATCACCAACAGGGCGAGATCATGCATCAACCGAGATGCACCCAGTTGGCGACGGTCATTCTCACGAAGCCTCAGTGGCTGATTGGGGCGCTCAAACGTCTCATTCACATTCAGTTGCCGATGGAAGAGGATCATGAGGCTGCGCCTTTCCACGAGTCCTGGCAACGACTTCAAGCGGAGGGAATCCTCGAAGACCAACTCATCAACTATGTCTGGACTGACTATGCTCAACACAAGTTGGTTctcatcgatttcatgcagaaGATGGATCTCCTCTGCCCTCGTCTGATGTCCGAGCAAGCGACCAGTCAGGACGTCAGTTACTACATGCCGTCGCTTCTTCAGATCAAACCGAATCACGAAGAGTTCTGTGAGTCTCTAAGTCAGGAGCGCGACGCCGAGGTCCTCGCCATGGTCTTCTCACAAAGCCACCTCCCGCTCGATTTCTTCTCTCGGCTTCTCGTCCGATGCCTCTTGTTGTGCCCATTCCATCCAAGTCTCTTCCACACGTGCGCACGCTTCGAGATCGATCCCGATCACGACCTGGTCCTCCTCGCGTCTCGAGATCACGTCAAATTTGTTGTTCAGAATACGCAGTTTGGTAGCACGGCCGGTCTACCGTCGCCTTCCGTCTGCGTCGAGGTCCTCCGCTTTATCAAAGCGACCACTGAAGAGTTGAGGCAGCAGTGGATGCCCGGGTTGGAGTTCAACGTCTGTACTCGACATCCGGGTCCCATTTCCCCCAATCACGAGTGGGTCCCCTTGCCAGATGATCTGCAGTGGATTCAGGATAAGGTGCTGACAGCAGGCGATGGTCAGACGTTTGTCCCTGGATACACACTGTTGCTATGGTTTCAGAACAATGAGCCG GCCTCTCCGCTCTCGATTCGTGATCGTTTGACTTACAACGTCCGTGTCCACTTGGCCAAGTTGTTCGACGCCCCACAACTTCCCGTCCCCGATTGGCGATCCCTCGCTCTCTACCTCGGATTCACGCATTCCGAGATGGCCATCTTCGACCAGACCAACTCACCAACTCTCAGCCTCCTCACAGAGTGGGAGAAACGAGAGATGAGCACGACCATCCGACTGAAAGACAAAGTCAAGCTGCTTGAATGCACGGAAGCGAGCGAGCTTCTGGACTCGATTTAG